The following are from one region of the Halarsenatibacter silvermanii genome:
- a CDS encoding PAS domain S-box protein: MTGFDFRDILKSKNLGYIAGNFGSEGEKESLEYTVEEWNFIAGKILNPGKNASGEDIIASLSDLIEFDELFADFSSGDSIKASDKIRTIMADEKSYINPSGEEKYIELTFMINDSCEYLIILDDISEEKNIEERIVELQEERERFSASYPGIIYKCYNRFDWEMKYVSQGCKDLTGYKPEELVDNSVLAYGDLIKPGYKEEVWNKIQNSLADKQPFEIEYKIETRDEGEKWVWEKGRGIYNDGEVEKLYGFITDITEMKRTKKKMQLMKKSLEKASFAIFWTGPRGEIKYVNDRACEMLGYSRSELLQLKFSDIDKDADPEGRSGYWRQLIKNKELQRERKFICKNERVFPAEVLSHHLFLSGEEYEFVFARDISGRKEIEKELKMREEQYRKIFRTAPVGILIQDDQGNILEANDRLCEITGYSHEELESSSIFETLVPEEIEEKAKANIDRILAGEDLTLTGLSRSSTGKEYYVHLKETKIRLPEGREGVLSMHLDITDLKEKERELEYLSYHDSLTGLYNRLYLKEKLQELNTERQLPAGIIMCDVNGMKIINETYGFNKGDKLLIRVAEILQKNIRGDDILVRWTGDEFIILLPGSDIEMAVEIKDRIEENCKDAVFEEIPINLGMGVAVRDTLEEDFEDVLVKAEERMRRDKLTKSHSTENKLVQNVLNTLGAKSAETREHAERMADLVQKLGEKMGLPGEELNKLSLLATLHDIGKATISEDILIKSDDLTQEEWEVIREHPERGYKIAVATEEFAPVARAILHHHEWWNGRGYPEGLKGQEIPLISRMIAIVDAYDVMISGRPYKAAMSCEEALEEIEECAGEQFDPELAEKFVEMMRGEMSSENL; encoded by the coding sequence ATGACAGGGTTTGATTTTAGAGATATATTAAAAAGCAAAAATTTAGGATATATAGCAGGAAATTTTGGTTCGGAGGGAGAGAAGGAAAGCCTGGAATACACGGTAGAAGAATGGAATTTTATTGCTGGAAAAATTTTGAATCCGGGCAAAAACGCGTCCGGAGAAGATATAATCGCCAGTCTTTCCGATCTGATCGAATTTGATGAGCTGTTCGCAGATTTTTCTTCAGGCGATTCTATTAAAGCTTCAGATAAAATCAGAACAATTATGGCAGATGAAAAATCATACATCAATCCTTCCGGAGAAGAAAAATATATAGAGCTGACCTTTATGATCAATGATAGTTGTGAATACTTGATCATTCTGGATGATATCAGTGAAGAAAAAAATATCGAAGAAAGAATAGTGGAGCTGCAGGAGGAGAGGGAGAGATTTTCCGCCAGTTATCCGGGCATAATCTATAAATGTTATAACAGGTTCGATTGGGAGATGAAGTATGTCAGTCAGGGCTGTAAAGATCTGACCGGTTATAAACCGGAGGAATTGGTCGATAATAGCGTTTTAGCTTATGGTGACCTGATAAAGCCGGGGTATAAAGAAGAAGTGTGGAATAAAATTCAGAACTCCCTTGCTGATAAACAGCCTTTTGAGATCGAGTACAAAATTGAAACCCGGGATGAGGGCGAAAAATGGGTCTGGGAAAAGGGAAGGGGTATTTATAATGATGGAGAGGTAGAAAAGTTATACGGCTTTATCACCGACATAACAGAGATGAAAAGAACTAAAAAGAAAATGCAGCTGATGAAAAAGTCTTTGGAAAAAGCTTCTTTCGCCATTTTTTGGACTGGCCCCCGGGGAGAAATAAAATATGTCAACGACAGAGCCTGTGAAATGCTTGGTTACAGCAGGTCAGAGCTTCTGCAGCTAAAATTTTCCGATATTGATAAAGACGCGGACCCTGAAGGGCGGTCAGGATACTGGCGGCAGCTGATAAAAAATAAAGAGCTGCAGAGGGAAAGAAAATTTATATGCAAAAATGAACGGGTATTTCCTGCCGAAGTGTTATCTCACCATCTTTTTCTGTCAGGAGAGGAATACGAGTTTGTTTTTGCGCGGGATATATCGGGGAGAAAAGAAATAGAGAAAGAGCTTAAAATGAGAGAGGAACAGTATCGGAAAATTTTCCGGACAGCCCCCGTGGGCATTTTAATACAGGATGATCAGGGAAATATACTCGAAGCAAATGATAGATTGTGTGAGATAACCGGTTACAGCCATGAGGAGCTGGAAAGCAGCAGTATATTTGAAACCCTGGTTCCTGAAGAGATAGAAGAAAAAGCGAAAGCGAATATTGATAGAATTTTAGCGGGGGAGGATTTAACGCTCACCGGATTATCGCGCTCCAGTACCGGCAAAGAATATTATGTTCATCTAAAGGAAACAAAGATCAGACTCCCGGAAGGGAGAGAAGGGGTGCTCTCAATGCACCTCGATATAACGGATCTGAAGGAGAAAGAAAGAGAACTGGAGTATTTGAGCTATCATGATAGCCTGACGGGGCTTTATAACCGTTTATATTTAAAGGAGAAGCTGCAGGAGCTGAATACTGAAAGGCAGCTGCCCGCAGGTATAATTATGTGTGATGTCAACGGAATGAAGATTATAAATGAAACTTACGGTTTTAACAAAGGCGATAAACTGCTGATCCGGGTTGCTGAAATATTGCAAAAGAACATTAGAGGTGATGATATTCTGGTGCGCTGGACGGGAGATGAATTTATTATCCTGCTCCCCGGATCTGATATAGAAATGGCTGTTGAAATAAAGGATAGAATAGAGGAAAACTGTAAGGATGCTGTTTTTGAGGAGATTCCGATTAATCTGGGTATGGGAGTAGCTGTCAGGGACACTCTGGAGGAAGATTTTGAAGATGTGCTGGTAAAAGCCGAGGAGAGAATGCGCAGGGATAAATTGACCAAATCGCACAGCACCGAGAATAAACTCGTGCAGAATGTTCTCAATACCCTGGGGGCTAAGAGCGCGGAAACCAGAGAACACGCCGAGAGAATGGCTGATCTTGTTCAAAAACTGGGTGAGAAGATGGGACTGCCGGGAGAGGAATTGAACAAACTTTCTCTGCTGGCAACTCTTCATGATATAGGTAAAGCGACTATATCGGAGGATATTCTGATAAAATCGGATGATTTGACTCAGGAAGAATGGGAAGTAATCAGAGAACACCCTGAAAGAGGTTATAAAATTGCGGTGGCTACCGAGGAGTTTGCTCCTGTAGCCAGAGCAATACTCCACCATCATGAATGGTGGAATGGCAGGGGGTATCCCGAGGGGCTAAAGGGGCAGGAGATACCGCTCATTTCGAGGATGATCGCTATTGTAGACGCCTATGATGTCATGATTTCTGGCCGGCCCTATAAAGCCGCCATGAGCTGCGAAGAGGCTCTGGAGGAAATAGAAGAATGTGCCGGCGAACAATTTGATCCGGAACTGGCGGAAAAATTTGTAGAGATGATGAGGGGGGAGATGTCATCAGAAAATTTATAA
- a CDS encoding bifunctional metallophosphatase/5'-nucleotidase, translated as MSRLLSFEIALILKIIAVLLVTSSFFSRVSAAPGPQNFTIMHTNDEHSHLIPNSSVLDYHPQKSDSSVGGIKRLASLSAELENARKDWAEEVLLVSAGDFKAGSPFAWLSLEDRAVELNLMQEAGYDLVTLGNHEFDYGPKALAEYLDRAGYPEAHQKTAVIASNLEIPEGHKMQEAGIQRTKIMKISSELTLGIFGLLGENAELVNPRTEPMEFADRINTAEEMIDKLKNQGADVIIAITHSGLTEDIELAQNMENLDLIIGGHSHTLLEKPREVDNTKVVQTGEHMQYLGVLDFTFYPDDRTLELKNEERGQSYLEKIDDSINPDKDIAEITDEKTEMLKDYTAEVTNGRYEDLFASPFTMDFSFSDKNLYSDTPFGNFFTDALRLGAQDILGGDIDFAFQANGLIRGGLEPGVMPWSKDQISYYELAASSSLFRGEDGRPGYPLVETYLTEREIIRILEISSFLSEYMGERQFFQVSGLRYTYDRRRATLFRIPRLDIPVPTGRSVLSAEKYTGEGTQLKNPKAYQKLKRSSDKLYRVVTDYYILEYLPKINKYLPFMSVRPKHEDGTPMEDMKDAIVYRNGQEIKVWEVLWHYADMQLDELSEEYRTAQDRVKQEKKLSPLALPGAVTLIFLILLIAAAGYGLYELVV; from the coding sequence GTGTCCAGACTTTTAAGTTTTGAGATCGCTCTTATTCTCAAAATAATTGCAGTTTTACTGGTAACATCCAGTTTTTTCTCCCGGGTTTCAGCCGCTCCCGGTCCCCAAAATTTCACCATCATGCATACCAACGATGAACATTCACATCTTATACCTAACTCTTCAGTTCTGGATTATCATCCGCAAAAGTCTGATTCTTCCGTAGGAGGAATTAAAAGATTGGCCTCGCTGTCTGCAGAATTAGAAAACGCCAGAAAAGATTGGGCTGAAGAAGTTTTGCTGGTATCGGCCGGAGATTTCAAGGCAGGCAGCCCCTTTGCCTGGCTCTCGCTGGAGGACAGAGCTGTTGAACTCAATCTCATGCAGGAAGCAGGTTATGATCTCGTAACTCTGGGAAACCATGAATTCGATTATGGTCCAAAAGCACTGGCCGAATATTTAGATAGGGCCGGATATCCAGAAGCCCACCAAAAAACTGCTGTAATAGCATCCAATCTCGAAATTCCTGAAGGACATAAAATGCAGGAGGCCGGCATCCAGAGAACAAAAATCATGAAAATATCTTCTGAGCTGACTCTGGGCATTTTTGGTCTTCTGGGAGAAAATGCCGAACTGGTCAATCCCCGTACAGAACCCATGGAATTTGCCGACAGAATAAACACCGCTGAAGAGATGATAGATAAGCTCAAAAATCAGGGAGCCGATGTCATTATAGCAATAACTCATTCAGGATTAACTGAAGATATTGAACTGGCTCAAAATATGGAAAATCTGGATCTCATCATCGGAGGTCATTCTCATACGCTGCTGGAAAAGCCACGCGAGGTCGATAACACTAAAGTAGTACAGACAGGAGAACACATGCAATACCTGGGAGTTCTGGATTTCACCTTTTATCCTGACGATCGGACACTGGAATTAAAAAATGAAGAAAGGGGCCAGTCCTATCTTGAGAAAATTGACGATTCTATAAATCCTGACAAAGATATAGCCGAAATAACAGATGAAAAGACGGAAATGCTCAAAGATTATACCGCTGAAGTTACGAACGGACGCTATGAGGACCTATTTGCCTCGCCCTTCACTATGGACTTTTCTTTTTCCGACAAGAATCTTTACAGTGACACACCCTTCGGCAACTTTTTCACCGATGCCTTGAGACTGGGGGCTCAGGATATCCTGGGCGGTGATATCGATTTTGCCTTTCAGGCCAACGGTTTAATCCGGGGAGGGCTCGAACCCGGGGTAATGCCCTGGTCAAAAGATCAAATCAGCTATTATGAGCTGGCAGCAAGCTCGAGTCTTTTTCGCGGGGAGGACGGCAGGCCCGGTTATCCCCTGGTAGAAACTTATTTGACCGAGCGCGAGATTATCAGAATTCTGGAAATCTCCTCATTTTTGAGCGAATATATGGGAGAAAGACAGTTCTTTCAGGTTTCAGGATTAAGATATACCTATGACAGGCGCAGGGCAACACTTTTTAGAATACCCCGATTGGACATCCCGGTCCCAACCGGCAGATCAGTTCTTTCAGCCGAAAAATACACAGGCGAGGGCACTCAGCTGAAAAACCCCAAAGCTTACCAGAAGCTGAAAAGAAGCAGCGATAAACTTTACAGAGTGGTAACCGACTATTACATACTGGAATATCTGCCCAAAATCAACAAATACCTCCCATTTATGTCTGTCAGACCAAAACATGAAGATGGCACCCCCATGGAAGACATGAAAGATGCCATAGTCTATCGCAACGGTCAGGAGATAAAAGTCTGGGAGGTCCTGTGGCACTATGCCGACATGCAGCTGGATGAATTATCAGAAGAATACCGCACAGCTCAGGACAGGGTTAAACAGGAAAAAAAATTATCGCCTCTGGCACTGCCCGGAGCAGTAACCCTGATATTTCTGATCCTTCTTATAGCAGCCGCGGGTTATGGCCTTTATGAATTGGTCGTTTAA
- a CDS encoding PAS domain S-box protein: MIFIIGGFVKSRILHYRSKREGSIIAKFAGEERKNLKFFVSSLPEGAALVNENLNIELANREWKEIFSEISQFVNFSPSGGPYPEMLKRAGCDRSRVERLAEKLRGVFEKDKKRASHEKLEEEIAFQFESEVRWYELRADRYNDELILILKSDITDLKKENKELKASKKEMETVLKSIKEGISVFNPDLTIKYANSIMKKWYSDNLPLAGKKCHDAFRNNDNPCSNCPVQRSLESGHVENGVISGTEDSDVDFLETFAYPIKDEETGEITGIVEFARDITERKKIERELKIREQQYRKIFEKVPVGIEIKDSEGKIIDVNDRLCEMTGYEEEELINNSFLEVLVADDCEGKTREDFERILAGRDNEKIIYSRKKSGERYYANVKETRIQLPDGGKGVLTMRSDLTDRLEAEKELREEKEKFQSLAETVPFGLYVYGQTFKYVNPALVEKTGYSSEELLNMNFWEIVSPEHQELVKKRGQSRIRGENLPSSYEFKMRKRDGSEFWVLFSGTRIIYEGEKCGIGTAIDITEQKETQKKLAIKEEHYRKIFETAPVGIMLEDSEGNILEVNDRLCEMTGYSEEELVGSSIFETVVTPELAEVAEVNLKKVLAGEKLEFEGYSRRKNGEKYYMHLHEAEVSLPEGGEGVLSIQLDMTELQKKEERLKFLSYHDRLTGLHNRAFMEEEMERLNSERQHPISLIYCDVNGLKIVNDTYGHDKGDKLLKKVAGALDEVTRHEDLVARWAGDEFVILLPQTDRETAEMVVKRIEKACEEADFDDIPVRLGIGIAIKEQMESSFEEIIKLADERMYRDKMKKSRDTENILLQNMRVSLIEKSAESKKHYLRMTGLALKLGEKINLTDEQLNALSLLVSLHDIGMVTISRDILKKSGNLTDEEWEEVKKHPERGYNIVSPTEEFASVAKNILSHHERWDGKGYPEGLEKKQIPFLSRLIAVIDAYEVMTSGRPYQDSMKREEALQEIEDCAGSQFDPELAGEFLEMMIDMKRRD; encoded by the coding sequence TTGATCTTTATTATTGGCGGTTTTGTGAAAAGTCGAATTTTACATTATAGATCTAAACGGGAGGGGTCTATTATCGCAAAATTTGCGGGTGAGGAAAGAAAAAATTTAAAGTTTTTTGTTTCTTCGCTTCCCGAAGGTGCTGCTCTTGTCAATGAAAATTTGAATATAGAACTGGCCAATCGCGAGTGGAAAGAAATTTTTTCGGAAATTAGTCAGTTTGTTAACTTTTCCCCTTCTGGGGGTCCATATCCAGAAATGTTAAAGCGGGCTGGATGTGATCGATCCAGAGTAGAGAGGCTGGCAGAAAAGCTCAGGGGTGTTTTCGAGAAGGATAAAAAAAGAGCGAGTCATGAAAAATTAGAGGAAGAGATTGCTTTCCAGTTTGAAAGCGAAGTCCGGTGGTATGAGCTGAGAGCTGACCGATATAATGATGAGTTAATTCTAATTTTGAAGTCGGATATCACTGATCTGAAAAAGGAAAACAAAGAACTGAAAGCTTCCAAAAAAGAAATGGAGACGGTTTTGAAAAGTATCAAAGAAGGAATCAGCGTCTTCAATCCTGATCTGACGATCAAATATGCTAACAGCATTATGAAAAAATGGTACAGTGATAATTTGCCCTTAGCAGGTAAAAAATGCCATGACGCTTTTCGGAATAACGATAATCCCTGTTCTAATTGTCCAGTGCAGAGAAGTCTGGAAAGTGGTCATGTGGAGAACGGAGTTATCTCAGGCACGGAGGACTCGGATGTGGATTTCCTCGAAACCTTTGCCTATCCTATTAAGGATGAAGAGACGGGAGAAATTACGGGGATTGTGGAGTTTGCCCGTGATATTACGGAAAGAAAAAAGATTGAGCGGGAATTGAAAATCAGAGAGCAGCAGTATCGAAAAATCTTTGAGAAAGTACCGGTTGGAATAGAAATTAAAGATTCTGAAGGAAAAATTATCGATGTTAATGATAGATTATGCGAAATGACCGGATATGAAGAGGAAGAACTCATCAACAATAGTTTTTTAGAAGTGCTGGTTGCTGATGATTGCGAGGGTAAAACCAGAGAAGATTTTGAGAGAATTCTTGCTGGCAGAGATAACGAAAAGATTATTTACTCGCGCAAAAAGTCGGGTGAAAGATATTATGCAAACGTAAAGGAGACCAGAATTCAGCTTCCGGATGGTGGAAAGGGTGTCCTAACTATGAGATCAGATCTGACCGACAGGCTGGAAGCTGAAAAAGAGTTGAGAGAGGAGAAGGAAAAATTCCAATCGCTGGCTGAAACTGTTCCTTTCGGGCTGTATGTTTACGGACAAACCTTTAAGTATGTCAATCCTGCCCTGGTGGAAAAGACCGGTTATTCTAGTGAAGAACTATTGAACATGAATTTTTGGGAAATTGTTTCTCCAGAACATCAAGAACTGGTTAAAAAGAGGGGGCAGTCCCGAATTAGAGGTGAAAACCTTCCATCCAGTTATGAATTTAAGATGAGAAAGAGAGATGGAAGCGAGTTCTGGGTTTTATTTTCCGGAACACGAATTATTTATGAAGGAGAAAAATGTGGAATAGGAACAGCGATAGACATTACGGAGCAAAAGGAGACTCAGAAAAAACTGGCGATCAAAGAAGAACATTATCGCAAAATATTTGAAACTGCTCCGGTGGGAATAATGCTGGAGGACAGCGAAGGAAACATTCTCGAAGTTAACGACAGATTGTGTGAGATGACCGGTTACAGCGAAGAGGAGCTGGTGGGCAGCAGTATTTTTGAAACCGTGGTAACTCCGGAATTGGCAGAGGTGGCCGAAGTCAATCTAAAAAAAGTGCTGGCCGGAGAAAAACTGGAGTTTGAAGGTTATAGCCGCAGAAAAAACGGCGAAAAATATTACATGCACCTCCACGAAGCAGAAGTGAGTCTTCCTGAGGGAGGAGAGGGAGTCCTTTCCATACAGCTGGATATGACCGAACTTCAGAAAAAAGAAGAGAGACTTAAATTTCTCAGCTATCATGACAGGTTAACCGGTCTTCATAATCGAGCTTTTATGGAAGAGGAGATGGAACGTCTGAATTCGGAAAGACAGCATCCGATAAGTCTCATTTACTGTGATGTGAATGGACTTAAAATAGTTAATGATACATATGGGCATGATAAAGGAGATAAACTTCTTAAAAAAGTCGCCGGTGCTCTGGATGAAGTTACCAGACATGAAGATCTCGTAGCCCGCTGGGCTGGTGATGAATTTGTCATTTTGCTGCCTCAAACCGACAGAGAGACGGCAGAAATGGTTGTGAAAAGAATCGAGAAAGCCTGTGAAGAGGCAGATTTTGATGATATACCTGTCAGGCTGGGAATCGGAATAGCCATCAAAGAACAGATGGAAAGCTCTTTTGAGGAGATTATTAAGTTAGCCGACGAAAGAATGTACAGAGATAAGATGAAAAAATCTCGGGATACCGAAAATATTTTATTGCAAAATATGAGAGTTTCTCTGATTGAGAAAAGCGCTGAATCTAAAAAACATTATCTAAGGATGACCGGGCTGGCCTTAAAACTGGGAGAAAAAATAAATCTGACTGATGAGCAGCTGAATGCCCTCTCGCTGCTTGTTTCTCTTCACGATATAGGCATGGTGACTATTTCCAGAGATATTTTGAAAAAGTCAGGAAATTTGACCGATGAGGAATGGGAAGAGGTCAAAAAGCATCCAGAAAGAGGTTATAATATTGTTTCTCCGACTGAAGAGTTTGCCTCTGTGGCTAAAAACATACTTTCTCATCATGAGCGGTGGGATGGGAAGGGTTACCCTGAAGGATTAGAAAAGAAGCAGATACCGTTTTTGTCAAGATTAATTGCCGTGATAGATGCCTATGAGGTCATGACTTCAGGTCGCCCATATCAGGATTCGATGAAACGAGAAGAGGCACTGCAGGAGATTGAAGACTGCGCGGGCAGCCAGTTTGATCCTGAGCTGGCAGGAGAATTTCTGGAAATGATGATTGATATGAAAAGAAGAGATTGA
- a CDS encoding GGDEF domain-containing protein, translating into MGGEEKITGKYKQEIFISNFNPWFVLSVAVTFILIVVLLWQLQRSSRMIKEFEEIEMSLERASSDLRYHSRNLELTANLAAVTGDLTWQERYEEHREPLTDALTDIVELAEIEGVAQEVENMQEHLQTLGEIEREVFELISHGRRAEAEERLKGWIYTNHQHILSQTIENLTAIVERHIQDRITAEKRLTSYLQVTALGFLMLLMISWYITFQNWRASVKERRRKEEQITYLSFHDPLTDIYNRRYFMEVGEEEIERARRYDEELSLLMLDIDRFKQVNDRYGHPAGDAVLEDLAGLLRENFREVDIPARLGGEEFGILMPSTDKVQALKAAERIREKVAENSTQYEDKEISITVSVGVADFKEEFAGMEEFLQLADKALYRAKQSGRNCTVDCDKL; encoded by the coding sequence ATGGGTGGAGAGGAAAAAATTACTGGAAAATACAAACAGGAAATTTTTATCAGCAATTTTAACCCCTGGTTTGTCCTCTCTGTGGCGGTTACCTTTATACTAATCGTCGTGCTGCTCTGGCAGCTGCAGCGTTCCAGTCGTATGATAAAAGAATTTGAGGAGATAGAAATGTCTCTGGAAAGAGCCTCCAGCGATCTGCGCTATCACAGTCGTAATCTTGAGCTGACGGCCAATCTCGCTGCCGTCACCGGTGATCTCACCTGGCAGGAGCGTTACGAGGAACACAGAGAGCCGCTGACAGATGCCCTGACAGATATTGTCGAGCTGGCTGAAATTGAAGGGGTGGCCCAGGAGGTAGAAAATATGCAGGAACATCTCCAGACTCTGGGAGAGATAGAAAGAGAGGTGTTCGAGCTCATAAGTCACGGCAGACGGGCGGAGGCCGAGGAGAGGTTGAAGGGATGGATATACACCAACCATCAGCATATTCTTTCTCAGACGATTGAAAACCTCACCGCCATCGTAGAAAGACATATTCAGGATAGAATAACAGCAGAAAAACGACTTACTTCTTATCTGCAGGTGACAGCTCTGGGATTTCTTATGCTGCTCATGATCTCCTGGTATATCACCTTCCAGAACTGGCGGGCAAGCGTAAAAGAGCGGCGTCGAAAAGAAGAACAAATCACCTACTTGAGTTTCCATGATCCATTGACCGATATTTATAACCGCCGGTATTTTATGGAGGTCGGCGAGGAGGAGATAGAAAGAGCCCGTCGTTATGACGAGGAACTCAGTCTGCTGATGCTGGATATCGATCGCTTCAAACAGGTCAATGACAGATATGGCCATCCAGCCGGGGATGCCGTGCTGGAAGATCTGGCCGGTCTTTTGAGGGAAAATTTTCGAGAGGTTGATATTCCTGCCCGGCTGGGCGGGGAAGAATTCGGGATTCTCATGCCCAGCACCGATAAAGTACAGGCTTTAAAAGCGGCTGAGAGAATACGTGAAAAAGTGGCAGAAAATTCCACGCAGTATGAGGATAAGGAAATATCTATTACAGTTAGCGTAGGAGTTGCTGATTTTAAAGAGGAGTTTGCTGGCATGGAAGAATTTCTGCAGCTGGCTGATAAGGCTCTTTATAGGGCTAAACAGAGCGGTAGAAACTGTACGGTGGATTGTGACAAACTCTAA
- a CDS encoding HD-GYP domain-containing protein: MNNLNLYRLVKAVSNAMDLISKEVVGHNRQVAYITFELAREMGLGKDLIKKATLAGLIHDLGIFYLGQDYSDLRFDQKDNRHAEVGYILAEENFPDEDIAKIIRYHHHDWDELTAGSAGGAGESVNREQLLLSNIIFMANIVVNLAARRKRKNILLARDQISHRIEGIPAGRVNNEILAAFTALQEREYFWLDLTDKKRCLMALDDFFNGSNGSLVQEKFLQLGQLTGYIIDFRSSFTATHTSGVAGIAEKLAEDRGFEQERTALLKLSGYFHDIGKLAVPEDILEKPESLTDDEWSIMRTHTYHTYHCLNTGDELQEIRDWASYHHERLSGDGYPFQISGEELSQEARIMAVADVFTALTEDRPYRRGLDYDKVKKILQEMARDRALDEDLVAAVTDDFTEVNSLRFNVQNKAGEYYQEFAAESQELLQRD, encoded by the coding sequence ATGAATAATTTGAATTTGTACAGGCTGGTGAAGGCTGTTTCCAATGCGATGGATCTTATCAGCAAAGAGGTGGTGGGTCACAATCGCCAGGTGGCCTATATTACCTTTGAACTGGCCCGGGAGATGGGGCTGGGTAAAGATCTGATCAAAAAAGCGACGCTTGCTGGCCTGATTCATGATCTGGGGATATTTTATCTGGGCCAGGATTACAGCGATTTGCGTTTTGATCAGAAGGATAATCGCCATGCCGAAGTGGGATATATTCTGGCTGAGGAGAATTTTCCAGATGAAGATATTGCTAAAATTATCAGGTATCACCATCATGATTGGGATGAGCTGACTGCGGGGTCTGCCGGGGGCGCAGGTGAGTCGGTTAATAGAGAGCAGCTGCTTTTGAGCAATATCATTTTTATGGCCAATATAGTTGTCAATCTGGCCGCGCGTCGGAAGAGAAAGAATATTTTGCTGGCCCGGGATCAGATTAGTCACAGGATCGAAGGAATCCCGGCAGGCAGGGTGAATAATGAAATTTTGGCAGCATTTACAGCCCTTCAGGAACGCGAATATTTCTGGCTGGATCTGACCGATAAAAAGCGTTGTTTGATGGCTCTGGATGATTTTTTCAACGGCAGTAACGGTTCTTTAGTTCAGGAAAAATTTCTGCAGCTGGGGCAGCTGACCGGCTATATAATCGATTTTAGAAGCTCTTTCACGGCCACCCATACCAGCGGAGTGGCCGGGATTGCAGAAAAACTGGCAGAGGATAGAGGTTTTGAACAGGAGAGAACAGCCCTGCTGAAGTTGAGTGGATATTTTCATGATATCGGTAAGCTGGCTGTGCCGGAGGATATCCTGGAAAAACCTGAGTCTTTGACCGATGATGAATGGAGTATCATGAGGACTCACACTTACCATACATATCACTGTTTAAATACGGGTGATGAGCTGCAGGAAATTCGCGACTGGGCTTCTTATCATCACGAAAGGCTCAGCGGTGATGGTTATCCTTTTCAAATTTCGGGAGAGGAGCTCTCGCAGGAAGCTCGCATCATGGCAGTGGCCGATGTATTTACCGCCCTGACAGAGGACAGGCCCTATCGCCGGGGATTGGATTACGATAAGGTGAAGAAAATCCTGCAGGAGATGGCCCGGGATAGGGCTCTTGACGAAGACCTGGTAGCTGCTGTCACGGACGATTTCACGGAAGTTAACTCGCTCAGATTCAATGTGCAGAACAAAGCGGGTGAATATTATCAGGAGTTTGCTGCTGAATCACAGGAGTTATTACAGCGGGATTGA
- a CDS encoding glycine betaine ABC transporter substrate-binding protein — protein sequence MGLTACSPGADEDEEPGDEVVEVEAEEEKVELVYVEWDSEIASTYVVAEIIENELGYEVDLMSVTLTALYESLALGDRDGMVAGWLPLQEKYYEEHSDDIVNLGPNFTGTLEGLVVPEYVPISSIDELGEHTDEFGGQIIGIEPDAGIMDVTREAMEQYEALEEYELVTGSDHTMTTTLRNAFEEEEWIIVTGWTPHWKFFSWDLKYLADPRGIYTEEGEIATIVREGLEDDMPEVYNFLDNFYWGEEEIGQVMLWIVEEDMTPENAAGRFLQENPDLVEEWLEDIDQQ from the coding sequence TTGGGTTTAACCGCGTGTTCTCCCGGGGCTGATGAAGATGAGGAGCCGGGAGATGAGGTAGTAGAAGTTGAAGCAGAAGAGGAAAAAGTCGAGCTTGTTTATGTGGAGTGGGATTCGGAGATAGCCAGCACCTATGTGGTGGCAGAAATAATCGAAAACGAGCTGGGTTATGAGGTCGACCTTATGTCAGTAACTCTGACTGCTCTTTACGAGTCGCTGGCTTTGGGAGACAGAGACGGAATGGTGGCAGGCTGGCTGCCTCTGCAAGAAAAATATTACGAAGAGCATAGTGATGATATCGTCAATCTCGGTCCTAATTTTACAGGTACACTGGAAGGACTGGTTGTGCCGGAATATGTGCCGATATCTTCTATAGATGAGCTCGGAGAGCATACCGATGAGTTTGGCGGCCAGATAATAGGCATCGAACCTGATGCAGGGATTATGGATGTTACCCGGGAGGCTATGGAACAATATGAAGCGCTGGAAGAATACGAGCTGGTTACAGGCAGCGATCACACCATGACCACCACCCTGAGGAATGCTTTTGAAGAGGAGGAATGGATAATAGTTACGGGCTGGACGCCTCACTGGAAATTTTTCTCCTGGGATCTGAAGTATCTGGCCGATCCCCGCGGCATTTATACTGAAGAAGGTGAGATTGCCACCATAGTGCGGGAAGGCCTGGAGGATGATATGCCGGAGGTTTATAATTTTCTCGATAATTTTTACTGGGGTGAGGAAGAAATTGGACAGGTAATGCTCTGGATAGTCGAAGAAGATATGACGCCCGAAAATGCTGCCGGGCGTTTTCTTCAGGAAAATCCGGATCTGGTAGAGGAGTGGCTGGAGGATATCGATCAGCAGTAA